The Alistipes finegoldii DSM 17242 DNA segment CGCCACCGGCAAGGACGGGAAAATCAGGCTGAAATAACCCGGCGCCCCGACGCCTGATCGCAAAAAGGTCTGCGAACATGTCGTTTTCCGGAAATAATTCCGTAATTTTGTGGGAACGTTCCATCGCATGACTACGACAAATAATTTTACCGATAAAATAAGCAACGAGGAGACCGCCGCGCTTCCCGCCATCGAATTCAAGGGCGAAATCCGCATCATCGAGCATGAGCGCGACATCGTGCCGGCCTGCAAGTTTCTGATGAAACAGGCCGTCGTGGGCTTCGACACCGAGACGCGCCCCTCGTTCCGTCCGGGCATAAGCTACCGGGTTTCGCTGCTTCAGCTCTCGACTCCGCAACTCTGCTTTCTGTTCCGGCTGAACAAGATTCCGCTGGCCAAGCCGATCCTTCAGGTGCTCGAAACCGACTCCATCCTCAAAATCGGCGCCGACGTGGCGGGCGACCTCCGCTCGCTGCGCCAGATCCGCCACTTCCGCGACGGCGGATTCGTGGACCTGCAGTCCATCGCCCCCGAATGGGGCATCGAGGACAAGAGCCTGCGTAAACTCTCGGCCATCGTCCTCCGGCAGCGCGTCTCCAAAGCCCAGCGTCTGAGCAACTGGGAGGCCGCGACGCTCACCGACAAACAGAAACTCTACGCCGCGACCGATGCGTGGGTCTGCACGGCGATCTACGACAAACTGCTGCACACACCCAAAATAAAACGTCCCAAAGCATGACACCTCAAATCTACCTGCGCAAAGGCAAGGAAGAGTCTCTTATGCGCCGCCACCCGTGGATTTTTTCGGGGGCCATCGACTACATCAAGGCCGAAGACGAATCGGAAATCGCCGAAGGCGCTCTGGTCGAAGTATACACCCGTTCGGGCGAATTCATCGCGCAGGGACACTACCAGATCGGTTCGATCGCCGTGCGCGTGCTGTCGTTCTGCCGGGAGACGATCGATCAGGAGTGGTGGAACCGCCGCATCGCCGTGGCGCACGACGTTCGCCGCACGCTGGGACTTACGGACAATCCCGACACGAACTGCTACCGGCTGGTGCACGGCGAGGGCGACGCCCTGCCGGGACTGGTCGTGGACATCTACGGCACGGCGGCCGTGGTCCAGTGCCACTCGGTCGGCATGTACCACGCCCGCATGGAGATCGCCAAGGCGATACGGGCGACTTACGGCGACAAAATCACGGCCATCTACGACAAAAGTTCGCAGACGGTGCCGTTCAACGCCCGGCTGGGCGCCGTGGACGGTTATCTGTGGGGCAGCTCCGACCACGAATCGCACATCGTGACGGAAAACGGCGAGAAATTCCTCGTAAACTGGGAGAAAGGCCAGAAGACGGGCTTTTTCCTCGACCAGCGCGAAAACCGCGAACTGGTGAAACGCTACGCCAAAGGCCGCACGGTGCTCAACACCTTCTGTTACACGGGCGGATTCTCGGTCTACGCCATGGCGGGCGGCGCCCGAAAGGTCTGCTCGGTGGACTCCTCCGAACGCGCCGTGACACTCGCCACCGAAAACATGGTGCTCAACTTCGGCCGGGAGGCCGATTTCTGCGAGATTGCGGCCGACGCCGTGGAGTATCTCAAGGACATCGGCGACAAATACGACCTGATCATCCTCGACCCTCCGGCCTTCGCCAAACACCACAAGGTGCTGGGCAACGCCCTGCAAGGCTACAAGCGGCTCAACGCCCGCGCCATTTCGCAGATCAAACCCGGCGGCATCCTCTTCACGTTCTCCTGCTCGCAGGCCGTATCGAAGGAACTGTTCCGCACGACGGTCTTCTCGGCCGCAGCCATCGCAGGCCGCAACGTACGCATCCTGCACCAGATGACGCAGCCCGCCGACCACCCGATCAGCATTTACCACCCTGAAGGCGAATACCTCAAAGGCCTCGTGCTCTACGTCGAATAAGATGGCGAAAACCGCAACCGATCCGGGGTACGCCGCCTGCCCCATCCGCAATATCGTGGACCGCTTCGGCGACAAATGGTCCCTGCTGGTGCTCTACAACCTGCACACGGGCGGGCGTCTGCGCTTTTCGGAGATACACCGCCGGATGACCGACATCTCGCAGAAGATGCTCGCCTCGACCCTGCGGCGGCTCGAACAGGACGGCCTGCTTTCGCGCACGGTCTACCCCGAAGTGCCGCCGCGCGTCGAATA contains these protein-coding regions:
- a CDS encoding 3'-5' exonuclease, which translates into the protein MTTTNNFTDKISNEETAALPAIEFKGEIRIIEHERDIVPACKFLMKQAVVGFDTETRPSFRPGISYRVSLLQLSTPQLCFLFRLNKIPLAKPILQVLETDSILKIGADVAGDLRSLRQIRHFRDGGFVDLQSIAPEWGIEDKSLRKLSAIVLRQRVSKAQRLSNWEAATLTDKQKLYAATDAWVCTAIYDKLLHTPKIKRPKA
- a CDS encoding class I SAM-dependent rRNA methyltransferase, which codes for MTPQIYLRKGKEESLMRRHPWIFSGAIDYIKAEDESEIAEGALVEVYTRSGEFIAQGHYQIGSIAVRVLSFCRETIDQEWWNRRIAVAHDVRRTLGLTDNPDTNCYRLVHGEGDALPGLVVDIYGTAAVVQCHSVGMYHARMEIAKAIRATYGDKITAIYDKSSQTVPFNARLGAVDGYLWGSSDHESHIVTENGEKFLVNWEKGQKTGFFLDQRENRELVKRYAKGRTVLNTFCYTGGFSVYAMAGGARKVCSVDSSERAVTLATENMVLNFGREADFCEIAADAVEYLKDIGDKYDLIILDPPAFAKHHKVLGNALQGYKRLNARAISQIKPGGILFTFSCSQAVSKELFRTTVFSAAAIAGRNVRILHQMTQPADHPISIYHPEGEYLKGLVLYVE
- a CDS encoding winged helix-turn-helix transcriptional regulator → MAKTATDPGYAACPIRNIVDRFGDKWSLLVLYNLHTGGRLRFSEIHRRMTDISQKMLASTLRRLEQDGLLSRTVYPEVPPRVEYALTPRGESLMPHLVSLIGWALENFDAIVSDRNSLQATGPDL